One Salinimonas marina DNA segment encodes these proteins:
- a CDS encoding group II truncated hemoglobin: MSFLHLFRRNKNKPARLAESPYEAIGGEPAVKAIANSFYDIMASDPMATELLALHPQPLTRIRHVFSLYLMMWLGGPNEFEKQYGHPRLRARHLPFTVTPALKAQWMYCMKKAMYQHVSDLALANRLLAALDELAEHMINQDN, translated from the coding sequence ATGAGCTTTTTACACTTATTCCGTCGAAATAAAAACAAACCCGCCCGGCTGGCCGAATCGCCTTATGAGGCTATCGGAGGAGAGCCGGCTGTCAAGGCTATCGCCAATAGTTTTTACGACATTATGGCCAGTGATCCTATGGCCACCGAATTATTGGCCTTACATCCACAGCCGCTTACCCGTATTCGTCATGTTTTTTCGCTGTATCTGATGATGTGGCTAGGCGGACCGAATGAGTTCGAAAAACAGTACGGGCACCCACGCTTGCGTGCCCGGCACCTGCCGTTCACGGTGACCCCTGCGCTTAAGGCGCAATGGATGTATTGCATGAAAAAAGCTATGTATCAGCATGTTTCTGATTTAGCTCTTGCCAATCGGTTGCTGGCCGCGCTGGATGAACTGGCCGAGCACATGATTAATCAGGATAACTAA
- a CDS encoding gamma carbonic anhydrase family protein: protein MTLRTYKNKTPKSESSCYIDPSAVIVGDVRIAEDASIWPLVAGRGDVNYIQIGKRTNIQDGSVLHVSRGTDSNPEGYPLIIGDDVTVGHKCMLHGCQLGNRILVGMGAIVMDGVIVEDDVFIGAGTLVPPNKRLESGYLYVGNPMIKKRPLKESEVNFLSQSAQNYVELKNEYLEEGLSS, encoded by the coding sequence ATGACCCTACGTACTTATAAAAACAAAACCCCTAAAAGCGAGTCGAGCTGTTATATCGATCCGTCGGCCGTGATAGTGGGTGATGTCAGAATTGCGGAAGATGCCAGCATTTGGCCTCTGGTCGCCGGCCGTGGTGATGTGAATTACATTCAGATTGGCAAGCGCACCAATATCCAGGATGGTTCAGTGCTGCACGTGTCGCGGGGCACCGACTCGAACCCTGAAGGGTACCCCCTTATTATTGGCGATGATGTCACGGTTGGCCATAAGTGTATGTTGCACGGATGTCAGCTTGGTAACCGTATCTTGGTGGGTATGGGCGCTATCGTGATGGATGGGGTAATTGTAGAAGATGATGTCTTTATTGGGGCAGGCACCCTGGTCCCCCCTAATAAACGCCTGGAGAGTGGCTACTTATATGTTGGTAATCCCATGATAAAAAAACGCCCCCTGAAAGAGAGCGAAGTTAATTTTTTAAGCCAATCTGCGCAAAACTATGTTGAACTCAAAAATGAATACCTGGAAGAAGGGCTATCTTCGTAA
- the aroE gene encoding shikimate dehydrogenase: MKKFAVFGNPVAHSLSPTIHQMFAEQCDVAISYDKLCPPLEDFAGSLEHFFEDPHAVGCNVTMPFKGEAAKLATRLDHAAQLAGAVNTLHRQNSSMRSEDSRSEVSLNGYNTDGVGLVADLKNQAVALADQRVLLIGAGGAARGVIHPLLNAGLKTLIITNRTMAKAENIASQAGDSRVVALDKPGLAECRPDIIVNTTSASLGGELPDLNNISFTQCQLAYDMVYQAEPTVFMKQALELGAQNAADGLGMLVEQAAAAFTIWTSMQPQTRPVIEALRQQLRR; this comes from the coding sequence ATGAAAAAATTTGCTGTTTTTGGAAACCCTGTGGCCCATAGTTTATCACCAACTATCCATCAGATGTTTGCTGAGCAATGTGACGTAGCAATTAGTTACGACAAATTGTGCCCCCCGCTGGAGGATTTTGCAGGTAGCCTGGAACATTTTTTTGAAGATCCCCACGCTGTTGGCTGTAATGTCACTATGCCATTTAAAGGTGAGGCGGCCAAACTGGCCACCAGACTTGATCATGCCGCCCAACTTGCCGGGGCGGTCAATACACTGCACCGCCAGAATAGCAGCATGCGAAGTGAAGACTCCCGAAGCGAAGTGTCATTGAATGGTTACAATACCGATGGCGTAGGGCTGGTGGCAGATTTGAAAAATCAGGCTGTGGCACTGGCTGACCAAAGGGTGTTATTGATTGGGGCGGGCGGCGCTGCTCGTGGGGTTATCCACCCCTTGCTGAACGCCGGGCTTAAGACTCTGATCATTACTAATCGTACTATGGCAAAAGCCGAAAACATTGCGAGCCAGGCGGGTGATAGCAGGGTGGTAGCGTTAGATAAACCAGGTCTGGCCGAGTGTAGGCCAGACATTATTGTTAATACCACTTCTGCCAGCCTGGGCGGCGAATTACCCGATCTGAACAATATCTCGTTTACCCAATGCCAGCTTGCCTATGACATGGTGTACCAGGCTGAGCCGACGGTTTTCATGAAGCAGGCCCTTGAGTTGGGGGCACAAAATGCTGCTGACGGGCTGGGCATGCTGGTGGAGCAGGCCGCAGCCGCCTTTACTATTTGGACCTCTATGCAGCCTCAGACCCGGCCTGTTATCGAGGCATTACGTCAACAATTACGAAGATAG